From the genome of Globicephala melas chromosome 11, mGloMel1.2, whole genome shotgun sequence, one region includes:
- the POMGNT2 gene encoding protein O-linked-mannose beta-1,4-N-acetylglucosaminyltransferase 2 — protein MHLSAVLNALLVSVLAAVLWKHVRLREHAASLEEELALGSRAPEPAPAMRIDYAKALQILTEGGTHMVCTGRTHTDRLCRFKWLCYSSEAEEFIFFHGNASVMLPSLGSRRFQPALLDLSTVEDHNTQYFNFVELPAAALRFMPKPAFVPDVALIANRFNPDNLMHVFHDDLLPLFYTLRQFPGLAREARLFFMEGWGEGAHFDLYKLLSPKQPLLRAQLKALGRLLCFSHAFVGLSKITTWYQYGFVQPQGPKANILVSGNEIRQFARFLTEKLNVSHAGSPLGEEYLLVFTRTHNRLILNEAELLLALAQEFQMKTVTVSLENHAFADVVRLVSNASMLVSMHGAQLVTALFLPRGAAVVELFPYAVNPDHYTPYKTLATLPGMDLQYVAWRNTLPENTVTHPERPWDQGGISHLDRAEQARILQSREVPRHLCCRNPEWLFRIYQDTKVDIPSLIQTIRRVVKGRPGPRKQKWTVSLYPGKVREARCQASVQGASEARLTVSWQIPWNLKYLKVREVKYEVWLQEQGENTYVPYILALQNHTFTENIKPFTTYLVWVRCIFNKTLQGPFADVLVCNT, from the coding sequence ATGCACCTCTCGGCGGTGCTCAACGCCCTCCTGGTGTCGGTGCTGGCAGCCGTGCTGTGGAAGCACGTGAGGCTGCGCGAGCACGCGGCctccctggaggaggagctggccCTCGGCAGCCGAGCCCCGGAGCCCGCCCCCGCCATGCGGATCGACTACGCGAAGGCCCTGCAGATCCTGACGGAGGGTGGCACGCACATGGTGTGCACCGGCCGCACGCACACCGACCGCCTCTGCCGCTTCAAGTGGCTCTGCTACTCCAGCGAGGCCGAGGAGTTCATCTTCTTCCACGGCAACGCCTCCGTGATGCTGCCCAGCCTGGGCTCCCGGCGCTTCCAGCCGGCCCTGCTCGACCTGTCCACCGTGGAGGACCACAACACCCAGTACTTCAACTTCGTGGAGCTGCCGGCCGCCGCCCTGCGCTTCATGCCCAAGCCGGCGTTCGTGCCTGACGTGGCCCTCATCGCCAACCGCTTCAACCCCGACAACCTCATGCACGTCTTCCACGACGACCTGCTGCCCCTCTTCTACACCCTGCGGCAGTTCCCCGGCCTGGCCCGCGAGGCCCGGCTCTTCTTCATGGAGGGCTGGGGCGAGGGCGCCCACTTTGACCTCTACAAGCTGCTCAGCCCCAAGCAGCCCCTCCTGCGGGCACAGCTGAAGGCCCTGGGCCGGCTGCTCTGCTTCTCCCATGCCTTCGTGGGCCTCTCCAAGATCACCACCTGGTACCAGTACGGCTTCGTCCAGCCCCAGGGCCCGAAGGCCAACATCCTCGTCTCGGGCAACGAGATCCGGCAGTTTGCCAGGTTCCTGACGGAAAAGCTGAACGTGAGCCACGCAGGCAGCCCCCTGGGCGAGGAGTACCTCCTGGTCTTCACCCGCACCCACAACAGACTCATCCTGAATGAGGCGGAGCTGCTGCTGGCACTGGCCCAGGAGTTTCAGATGAAGACCGTGACGGTGTCCCTGGAGAACCACGCCTTCGCAGACGTGGTGCGGCTGGTCAGCAACGCCTCCATGCTGGTCAGCATGCACGGGGCCCAGCTGGTCACTGCCCTCTTCCTGCCCCGCGGGGCAGCCGTGGTGGAGCTCTTTCCCTACGCCGTCAACCCTGACCACTACACCCCCTATAAGACACTGGCCACGCTGCCCGGCATGGACCTCCAGTACGTAGCCTGGCGGAACACGTTGCCAGAGAACACGGTCACGCACCCAGAGCGGCCCTGGGACCAGGGGGGCATCAGCCACCTAGACCGGGCCGAGCAGGCCCGGATCCTGCAAAGCCGGGAGGTCCCGCGGCACCTCTGTTGCCGGAACCCTGAGTGGCTCTTCCGAATCTACCAGGACACCAAGGTGGACATCCCGTCGCTCATCCAAACCATACGGCGCGTGGTGAAGGGCCGGCCGGGGCCGAGGAAGCAGAAGTGGACGGTCAGTTTGTACCCCGGCAAGGTGCGGGAGGCGCGGTGCCAGGCGTCGGTGCAGGGCGCCTCCGAGGCCCGCCTCACCGTCTCCTGGCAGATCCCGTGGAACCTCAAGTACCTgaaggtgagggaggtgaagTACGAGGTGTGGCTCCAGGAGCAGGGGGAGAACACCTACGTGCCTTACATCCTGGCCCTGCAGAACCACACCTTCACCGAGAACATCAAGCCCTTCACTACCTACCTGGTGTGGGTCCGCTGCATCTTCAACAAGACCCTCCAGGGACCCTTTGCAGACGTGCTGGTGTGCAACACGTAG